One stretch of Microbispora sp. ZYX-F-249 DNA includes these proteins:
- a CDS encoding ATP-dependent helicase has product MLTPGELAGRLGILPPTPEQAAVIEAPLEPMVVVAGAGSGKSETMAGRVVWLVANGLARPEQILGLTFTRKAAAELAERVRKRLDGLAAAGLVEPELLDSEPTVSTYHAYAARLVTDHALREGLEPTMRLVSPAVAWQMAARVVGQYDGPMDRVDLSPPSVTAAVLDLAGELAEHLRDPADVREIGDWLRERLASLTGRIVKDQRKPVETQAIREQLLPMVEAYERLKRGREVIDYGDQMALAARIASRHPEVGASERSRFSVVLLDEYQDTSHAQLVLLRSLYGGGHPVTAVGDPCQSIYGWRGASAGNLSRFPGDFPAASGDPAQVRRLSVSFRNGEHVLGVAARIQAPLWHEAREVPVLVPGGNRVGRGRVLCAFHETAEDEAEWIAEGLAGMLHGEGAPDGLPWGEGERTKRGPALQPQDVAILARKRSQFPALRRALEARGVPVEVVGLGGLLTVPEVADIVATLRALYDPTAGDALVRLLAGPRWRIGPADLKVLGDLARELNKEIRAARGGPRPEDPLDQVVTDLAEERGSLIDALDELPDRPDWLERFSPLARMRLPAVARELRQMRAHAGQPLPDLISEIERRLGLDVEVAARGGSPLAARADLDAFLDAASRFAGDSEDPTLGAFLAYLKAAESEEFGLEAGRVGDSNTVKLMTVHASKGLEWPVVVVPGLSQLTSQKGGLIKGSMFPATPVTNSRWTENPRKLPYPLRGDSADLPELAGLDREALGAFEERCRDRDLMEERRLAYVAVTRAHYLLIASGYRWGTSSRPLEPSDFLREIREAGARVVRWAEDAESPDNPLLAEPPVAEWPSVTVRDAILDGARLVEEAMMSDAPPPAADDHALVRDWERERMRAWARDTDLLLRERETNRRRAGAVVELPSRLSVSSLVTLAQDPAAFARQVRRPVPRKPAPLARRGTTFHRWLESRWGQQRLIDDLELPGAADELSETEVQLAELQERFEGSEWAAREPVDLEIPFETMIGDRLVRGRMDAVFREGDGYVVIDWKTGERPQGRAAETASVQLAAYRVAWASLAGVPLEKVGAAFHYVRSNETVRPVDLLDADGLTTLIQRVPED; this is encoded by the coding sequence GTGCTGACGCCGGGTGAGCTGGCCGGCCGGCTCGGGATCCTCCCGCCGACCCCCGAGCAGGCGGCCGTCATCGAGGCGCCGCTGGAGCCGATGGTGGTCGTGGCGGGGGCGGGGTCCGGCAAGAGCGAGACCATGGCCGGGCGGGTGGTCTGGCTGGTCGCCAACGGCCTGGCCAGGCCCGAGCAGATCCTGGGCCTCACCTTCACCCGCAAGGCCGCCGCCGAGCTGGCCGAGCGGGTGCGCAAGCGGCTGGACGGGCTCGCGGCGGCCGGCTTGGTCGAGCCCGAGCTGCTCGACTCCGAGCCGACGGTCTCCACCTACCACGCGTACGCCGCCCGGCTGGTGACCGACCACGCGCTGCGGGAGGGGCTCGAGCCCACGATGCGGCTGGTCAGCCCCGCCGTCGCCTGGCAGATGGCGGCCCGGGTGGTCGGCCAGTACGACGGGCCGATGGACCGCGTGGACCTGTCCCCGCCCAGCGTCACCGCCGCCGTGCTGGACCTGGCCGGGGAGCTGGCCGAGCACCTGCGCGACCCGGCGGACGTACGCGAGATCGGCGACTGGCTGCGTGAGCGCCTGGCCTCCCTCACCGGACGGATCGTGAAGGACCAGCGCAAGCCGGTGGAGACCCAGGCCATTCGCGAGCAGCTGCTGCCGATGGTCGAGGCGTACGAACGGCTCAAGCGCGGCCGGGAGGTCATCGACTACGGCGACCAGATGGCGCTGGCCGCGCGGATCGCCTCCCGGCATCCGGAGGTCGGCGCGTCCGAGCGGTCCCGGTTCTCGGTCGTGCTGCTGGACGAGTATCAGGACACCAGCCACGCCCAGCTCGTGCTGCTGCGTTCGCTGTACGGCGGCGGCCACCCGGTCACGGCGGTCGGCGACCCCTGCCAGTCGATCTACGGCTGGCGCGGCGCGAGTGCGGGCAACCTGTCCCGGTTCCCCGGGGACTTCCCGGCGGCGTCCGGAGACCCGGCGCAGGTGCGGCGGCTGTCGGTCAGCTTCCGCAACGGCGAGCACGTGCTCGGCGTCGCCGCCCGCATCCAGGCGCCCCTGTGGCATGAGGCCCGCGAGGTGCCGGTGCTGGTGCCGGGGGGCAACCGGGTGGGCCGGGGGCGGGTGCTGTGCGCCTTCCACGAGACGGCCGAGGACGAGGCCGAGTGGATCGCCGAGGGGCTGGCGGGCATGCTCCACGGCGAGGGCGCCCCGGACGGCCTGCCCTGGGGTGAGGGCGAGCGCACCAAGCGCGGCCCCGCCCTGCAGCCGCAGGACGTCGCGATCCTCGCCCGCAAGCGGTCGCAGTTCCCGGCGCTGCGGCGTGCGCTGGAGGCCCGGGGTGTCCCGGTGGAGGTCGTGGGGCTCGGCGGGCTGCTCACCGTGCCCGAGGTGGCCGACATCGTGGCGACTCTGCGCGCGTTGTACGACCCGACCGCCGGGGACGCGCTGGTCCGGCTGCTCGCCGGGCCACGCTGGCGGATCGGCCCGGCCGACCTCAAGGTGCTCGGCGACCTGGCCCGTGAGCTCAACAAGGAGATCAGGGCGGCCAGGGGCGGGCCGCGCCCGGAGGACCCGCTCGACCAGGTGGTCACCGACCTCGCAGAGGAGCGCGGCAGCCTGATCGACGCGCTCGACGAGCTGCCCGACCGTCCCGACTGGCTGGAGCGGTTCTCTCCGCTCGCGCGGATGCGGCTGCCCGCCGTCGCCCGGGAGCTGCGCCAGATGCGCGCGCACGCGGGGCAGCCGCTGCCGGATCTGATCAGCGAGATCGAACGCCGGCTCGGCCTCGACGTGGAGGTCGCCGCCAGGGGAGGCAGCCCGCTGGCCGCCCGGGCCGACCTCGACGCCTTCCTCGACGCCGCATCCCGGTTCGCCGGCGACTCGGAGGATCCGACGCTCGGCGCGTTCCTGGCGTACCTCAAGGCGGCCGAGAGCGAGGAGTTCGGGCTGGAGGCCGGGCGGGTCGGCGACAGCAACACCGTGAAGCTGATGACCGTGCATGCCTCCAAGGGGCTGGAGTGGCCGGTCGTGGTGGTCCCGGGCCTGTCGCAGCTCACCTCGCAGAAGGGCGGGCTGATCAAGGGCAGCATGTTCCCCGCGACCCCCGTCACCAACTCCCGGTGGACGGAGAACCCGCGCAAGCTCCCGTACCCGCTGCGGGGGGACAGCGCGGACCTGCCCGAGCTGGCCGGGCTGGACCGGGAGGCGCTGGGCGCGTTCGAGGAGCGCTGCCGCGACCGCGACCTGATGGAGGAGCGGCGGCTGGCGTACGTCGCGGTCACGCGGGCGCACTACCTGCTGATCGCCTCCGGATACCGCTGGGGCACCTCGTCCCGCCCGCTGGAGCCGTCGGACTTCCTCCGGGAGATCCGCGAGGCGGGCGCCCGTGTCGTCCGCTGGGCCGAGGACGCGGAGAGCCCGGACAACCCGCTGCTCGCCGAGCCGCCCGTGGCCGAGTGGCCGTCGGTCACCGTACGCGACGCGATCCTGGACGGCGCCCGCCTCGTGGAGGAGGCGATGATGAGCGACGCCCCGCCCCCTGCGGCCGACGACCACGCGCTTGTCCGGGACTGGGAGCGGGAGCGGATGCGGGCCTGGGCGCGCGACACCGACCTGCTGCTGCGCGAGCGGGAGACGAACCGCCGGCGGGCCGGGGCGGTCGTGGAGCTGCCGTCCCGGCTGTCGGTGTCGTCGCTGGTCACGCTGGCGCAGGACCCGGCGGCGTTCGCGCGGCAGGTGCGGCGGCCGGTGCCGCGCAAGCCCGCGCCGCTGGCCCGCAGGGGCACCACCTTCCACCGCTGGCTGGAGTCGCGCTGGGGCCAGCAGCGCCTGATCGACGACCTGGAGCTGCCCGGCGCCGCCGACGAACTGTCGGAGACCGAGGTCCAGCTCGCCGAGCTGCAGGAGCGGTTCGAGGGGAGCGAGTGGGCCGCGCGTGAGCCGGTCGACCTGGAGATCCCGTTCGAGACCATGATCGGTGACCGCCTGGTGCGCGGCCGGATGGACGCGGTCTTCCGCGAGGGCGACGGCTACGTGGTGATCGACTGGAAGACCGGGGAACGGCCGCAGGGCAGGGCCGCCGAGACCGCGTCGGTGCAGCTCGCGGCCTACCGGGTGGCCTGGGCCTCACTGGCCGGGGTGCCGCTGGAGAAGGTCGGGGCGGCCTTCCACTACGTCCGCTCGAACGAGACCGTCCGCCCCGTGGACCTCCTCGACGCGGACGGCCTCACCACGCTCATCCAGCGGGTTCCCGAGGATTGA